In Vespula pensylvanica isolate Volc-1 chromosome 2, ASM1446617v1, whole genome shotgun sequence, the genomic window CGTTCCTAGCGCCTCGTTTCGTTTCCTCGTTGTCGCCTTCGgaaaaattgttctttttcggGTAAGCGCGAGGAACGAACGACGACGCCGTTGCCGGTTAGATGTgatcgagaagaaaggagaaaaaattagGGTCGCGACGAGACGAAAGGAGAGCACGCGGCCGCTTCGAAGCCGGGGTCGGTGCGCTCTCGGGGAAAAGCGCGGAaggggagagaggagagagggcaATAAAAAGTTCGGAAGAGGGCTTCGATCGGGGGATTCGCGCTTTTAGCCACTTGGAAAACTCTAGGCACATCCCGGAAGCGGGGGCGCTAAAGCGAACGACGATCATCCAGGAGGCTTAGCTCGACGATTTCTccctcgctctcgctctcgctctttgTGCAATCGCCCGACACTTGGCTGCGCTTCCATGATCCGCACCGACGAGAGCCTACCACCGGAGCAAAGTACTTTTACTCGGTGGTAGTCTCTTCTCTCGGTCCCCCGTTTAATCGATAATCCGCTCGTCGTCTGGCACGAAACTCGGAAAGATGAAGCATCCCTCTTGATTCGTGCCACTACGGCTAGCCGCGCACTTTCTTCGTGGTGCAGGATGCGCTCGGGGCGGGGAGGCGAGAAAGCAGCGCGCGCGATGGCCAGGAAATAGGCGCGTTTGTATATGTAGGTGCGTGGACGGTGCCCATCGCGTGCGCATCCGAGGTGCCGACGAGGTCACACGAGAGCGCAAACCTAATTTACTGGAAAGACCGACGacgcgcgctctctctctctctctctctctctctctctctctctctctctctctctcttaggaGTTGCCGCTACCCCGTTTAGCTGCGAATTTAATTCCGCTATAACGGAGATGGCTAAGCAGAGATACTCCCTCCTGgttcgaacgagaaagaaacgttACGTGCCGACGCGAGTAATCTAATGGAACGCGATACGTACACAAATGTACACACGCACGTGCATAATGTGCGCGCGCgtaatttttgaataattaagtACGCGTGACTTTACGATTAACGATCGTAACGATGCATTACGTAGAGGTGACTTTACGCTTTTACCGCTAACCGGCCAAATCAACgcgaatattattatcgataagttATAAAATGATGTAAGGTATTTCgtgtatattatttcaatgtcGAAAGCTAATCGCTTTCAATTCCAAACGCTTTGCGATAAAAATTCGATGCGGTGGCACAAAGGTTCGACGAGGGACAcgactgttttctttttcttttttctttttttcgaacggAGCCTTCCTTATCTTCTTGGAGATCTTTGCGAGACGCGTTAACGGTTAATTATTTGACTCTGTTACGTACGTAAATAGACGCGAGATAGGTTGCCGACCCGACGCGAGAGATCCAAGGCAACCCACGAGAATAAtgactttttctttgctcCACTCTCTGCTTTTCTCTATCCGCGTTCTCTAGCCTCGGACTATCGCGATGACCATTGTTCTCCGGCTTGATTCGCGTCACGCTAATCACGGCATTGTCGTTGGAAACGAGGGTAAAACGAGCAGAGTAAGCGATTGAAAGAACggtgggagagagaaggacgaatTGAAAGAATCTGTACGAGGCGTAATTGTAATTTCTAATTCACTCGTTGTTGATTATTTTCAGATCCTAGGGTAAACGACTGGGTGATGATGAGCAGTCCCTTCCCAACGATGGCGATATGCCTGTTTTACGCATACTTTAGTAAAGTAATAGGACCGAAGTTgatggaaaacaaaaaaccgTTCAATCTTCGACGTCTCCTAATCGTTTACAATCTCGTACAGACCCTCTTTTCCACATGGATCTTCTACGAGGTTTGTATATCACGTTATATCGCATTATATAGccgtagatagatagagctACGTTCGAGCTTTTACTCGAAGGAAACTCGAAAGAAGCGTCGATAACGGATATCACGGTCGAGCCTTAATTACGTGACCGTGCTGCGTCGTAACCTCGTAATTCGCGATTAATTAAGTTTGTGCAGAAATGCGCCTTTGAATTTATCGAATCCAATAGCGTATTTGGTGCTCCTTTAGTATTTTCGTTGCGTCGTGCATATCGATACGCTCCTACCTATTCTCCATCTATCTCCAATCGCGGACCAGACGCGCGACCGACCACCCATCGACCGTCGAGGGGCGATACTTTCCAAATTGATacggaagagaagagaagagaagagaaaaggcgTACAACTTACGATCGATCTCTACGTTTCAgtctatattataaattcgtttcGTCGTAGCGAGTCTCGTTGACGTCATTCTTGCGTTGGCCTTTGATCGAATTCAAATGAAAACCATTAACGCAACGGGGCGTTTACGATGTGGATTAAAGACATGATCGACGCAAATATCCTtatcctttcctctctctNNNNNNNNNNNNNNNNNNNNNNNNNNNNNNNNNNNNNNNNNNNNNNNNNNNNNNNNNNNNNNNNNNNNNNNNNNNNNNNNNNNNNNNNNNNNNNNNNNNNNNNNNNNNNNNNNNNNNNNNNNNNNNNNNNNNNNNNNNNNtctctctctctctcgacaaAGTTTCACCGTTACATCGGATATCTCATCCAATGCCCGCGAGCGTTATTAAACGTCCGGTATAGTAGCGCGTCGCGTTGCTATTATGTACGGGAAGCCCTTATCGTCTTTCTCGAAATCCAAGAAATCTAGCTAGAGACGCCTCGCTCGACTCGAGAAAAGATTCCGGCAGCCCGGGGCTGTTTCCGATCGAACGTAACGGGGATATTGAGATCTTATCTCGGCGTTTGCCACCTACGAATCTCGTTTAACCTTAAAATACATAGGGTACGTCCAATCGAAATACGCGGATACGCGTGGTGCTTTTAGATCGCGCCGAACGCAACCGCCTTCGGAGTTCTTCCCCCCCCCATCCCCCGCTTCCCGAGAATCCCATTGTTCGTTCGGTGTTCGTCGAGGCGATAAGCATCCAGAGAGGAGAAAATTCCTCGAGATTTATCGCTCGTTAAAATGAAACTCGCTATCCTTCGATTTATGCCAGCCGGACGATCAAAATTCCATCGCGCGATATCACGTATTGCAACGCTTCCCGTTAATCttcgaatcgataaatcgtttaaCAAGGGGATGACTAATTCTTCGACGAGAGGTTCTTCGATACGAAATTTCCGAGAGAGAGTCTCGTCGTTTTCGATAACGGCCTTGAAATAATACTTTCTCGAGCGATTCATCGTTACGATTGCACGGAGCAACGACGGTACGCCGAATGTTACGCGGAGCGACGATGCGATGAGATCACGCATCGTCGCGGCCTTGACACGCACCtacgtgcgtacgtacgtacgtactttgATCGTGCGCGCTGGCCAATGCGTCCGTACGGACGCGCGGACCTCGGTAGCTCTCGTCGAGCGTTGCTTTTGGTCGTAGTGGTAGAGAGGAGCACCGACTCTACTCGCGACTCGCCGTTTGCCCTACCGACGCTTTCAGGGTCGTTAACACGGTCAAGTTCGTGCGGAAGATCGTCTATTCCTATTCTCTTTcgagatttttctctcttttcgttcgatttccCCGGCGGATCCTCCGACGAACATGCCGAAACGATAACCGATCGTTGCTCGATATTTATCTCGCTGCTTTCGTCCCTATTTCAAGGCCCTAGCGAGGAGGCGTCGTTATCGGGGACGAATCTATTTGATAAGTCGCGCGAGATACGGACGACGCCGTTTCTCTTACGTTTCCCATTTTGAAACCTTGCAGTTTCGTCCATCGAACTCTTCGCCGCGCGTATATCGTGCGAAACGATCGAGACGAGTATATACGCGTACTCTCAACGTCGCTTCGGACGTATCGAACTTATTTCGCGTTAAGATCGAAATCAACGAGGGCaacgagaaggaaaacaaggtgccgacgacgacgtcgtcgtcgtcgttgtctaTTCAGGCCGTGTGCTCTGATTATTCCccgagatcgatcgatgctAGGGACGCGAGAGCTTTGAGGGTGGCTGGATataaaagggaggaagagagagagagagggagggagggagggagggagggagagagagagagagagagagaagaacctTTTGGTTTTGGGGGGATTAAAAGTACGTAGTGACCGACGATTCCTTCGAGCAACGACAGTCGTAGGCCGCAAAGGATTGATATCGCTTTGATAGCTCGGCCGAGCGGAGTAGGATATAAGGCGTGTCTCTCTCGAGCAtccacgtacatacgtacgatcAACGTGTGTATTAATACGTACGATGCGACacgatacatacgtacttggGCCGCTTCGTACGGTGACCTAAAAGCCACGCTAGCTTCCTCGTAAACGATTTTCCActatctcctcctcctacttctcCCGTCCTCTGCGTCAACCAGAGAAGGCTGCTTCTAGCGCGAGTTTAACTTTGAACGGAGCTCGTTCGCGTGATTTACCTCGTCGCCTGTATTTCGAATTATATCAAAGTCGTAACGTTACCGCACTCAACGTTCTCGAGCACCCTTCGACGATATCTCATTCCTTCGATGATCCAACATTTCGCACGAAAGCGCTGTTTGCGGTTTTATGCGGGTTAGCGCGTTATTAGGCATCTTATCGCGCGATCGATAAAGACTAAAAGTCTCGATTAAACCAAATTCTCGATGGGTTGCTTCCGATCGAGCGTGCCCCGACACTTGTACGGTCTTTTCGAACGagcgacaaaaaaaaaaagagcttCCCTCGTCTCTACTTTCTtcgatcgtcgtcgatcgCTCTCGGTATCGGAGCGGTTTCTTTCCCGACTTTTTCGAGGATACGAATTATTCTACAACAACCACCGTCTAACGAGAGAGTTGTTATCGGAGGTTAGCTAATAAGAGATTCCAAGACTCGTTCGTCTCTTTCGGTTCGTCGTAGTAACGTCGATATCTCTACTATTTCTCTCGTACAAAGTTTCGTCATAAAGTTTCCGGACTCgtccttctttcgttctccaAAAGTTGTCGCTTGATGTAcgcgcgtacgtacgtacgtatacgtatacgtatatacgcgtGTGTACGCATATAAGACAGGCGTAAAGAATTGATTTCTCCGTGTCATCTTGGCGTGTACGTAACTCGACACGCGATTCCAACATTTTTGTCTacctattcctttttttattatcgtaaacTTTGGCACGATATGCGCGCTTGTTTTTCAATACTCGTGGAAACTCGATTAtgaattcttttgttttcgcGAGTTCGCGATCGGTTACGACATGTAATATTGAAACGTTCTTACGAATCGAATAACATGTTTTTGTTCGAGCAAAGTCTAAATCGTTGGGTATACTTACgtaaagaagtaagaaaataaaaagaaaaaaagatgatattaaTCAAACGATGCTTCTGTTTTCAGTATCTGATGAGTGGTTGGGCGAGAGGATACAGCTTTCGTTGTCAGCCAGTCGACTACTCGACCAGTCCGTTAGCGCTCAGGATGGCGAACACATGTTGGTGGTATTACTTCAGCAAATTCACCGAATTCTTCGATACggtgagagggagggagggagagcgagcgagagagcgagcgagagagagagagagagagggagggaggggggagggagggaggaaggtaGAGAGGGAAAGACAACCGGTGATAATCGAATAACAACtaaatgtgtatgtaaatCGATAGACGTCCGTCGTAGTCTCGAgtggagataaagaaaaggatcgaTTGTTTAAGGAACCGGTTGAGCTTCGAGGCGTTTTAACGAAGGttctctcgtctcttttcAGCTGTTCTTTATcctgagaaaaaagaatcagcACGTGTCCACCCTTCACGTGATACACCACGGCGTGATGCCCTTTTCCGTATGGATGGGTATGAAGTTCGCGCCGGGTGGTCATAGTACCTTCTTCGCTCTGTTGAACACCTTCGTCCACATAATCATGTATTTCTACTACATGGTCGCGGCGATGGGCCCGCAATATCAAAAGTACATATGGTGGAAAAAGTACCTCACTACGCTACAAATGGTGAGGAAAGATTCTcaagcgaaaaagaaaggagcgATAATGCGtcgtaaaacgaaaagaatccgttcaaagattcttttctcaatatctttttttttttcattttcaggTGCAGTTTGTATTGATCATGGTGCACCAGTTTCAGTTGCTCTTCACAGATTGCGACTATCCTCGAAGCTTCATGATCTGGATAAGTCTCCAtggttttctcttctttggtCTTTTCTCGGacttttataaaacgaaatacaCGCTTGGGAAATCGAGGAGTCGTCGTAGCATGGCAAACGGCACGAACAACGGTGCGTGCATGCCCGTCCTCAACGATTATCCGACGAAACCAAAGCAAAACGGTATATCGACGTACGCGACCATCTACAACAAGGAGTACAACAGTTGTTACAGCAATGGCACCAACAACGGCTACGTGGCGAACAACAACACCGAAAAGAAGCTGGCTTAGGGCCGTGCCACCATCTCGAAGAAAGTTCAAAGACTTGCTTCGAGACGCAAGAGATCCGCTCGCCTCATCGAATTTTACATTCCGTTAACAGCGAATAATTCGCGTTGACGCAACGTAGACGACAGTCGCTGCCAAACGATCGCACATTGTCCGCCAAagacgagatagagagacgaagaagaaagtgaCGATTGAGAGTACTTCGAGGGGTGGGTTGGGGTGGGGGTGGGGGGGGGGACAAGTCCTCGTCGATGGATTCATCGAGGAAAAAATgcacctttcttttcttgcttcAGCTTGATCCATCATTTTCCATAACATCGGCGAAACGACTTTTCGCTAGAGAAGGACGTTTCGCGTAACGTTGCTGTGTACGTACCGagtcttatatatttatgcgaCACTTGCCTCGGTGtcgagagggaagaagaaagaagatggcAGAGTAGTTGCGTTAAACTTTTCGTCGAACGGACGAAAGACTCGATTCTCGAGTAACGAGAGATACGTAGAGCGGACTTAGATACGTGTCCGAGAGAGGACGAGCGGATTCGAGGCGAAACGCGCacaattgtaaaaagaaaaaaaagaactaaaagaaagaaaaaaaaaggaaaaagaaaatttgaaagaaaagaagtcaCGCCCTTGCTTCGCGtgcgtttcttctttttttcttcttttcgtcttttgtAAGCTGCCGTTGCACGTCCAGCTAGCATAAACGTGTGATGTTTCATATGTGATTTTAAGGTATTACGGCTAGTAAAAGGGTTGGGTGGATGGGTGGGTGGTTGGGTAAGGGGAATCATCTTTGAAAACTCGCACGCCAACGCGTTTACGTGTTGCACACACACTTACACGTTCACGTACACTTACACGTAGGACATATACATATGACATTATATACtatcaaagaaaatcaatCACTATCCCGAACTCTACTTCCCGTTTCATCGTCATCGGAATCATCGTCGTCTTGTCCGCGTCTCTCTATCGCCCTTATTGTGTTCAAAGGCTTTGATGTTGGTCGTAGAGTTAAGCGTTTGCCCTTTGCGTGCGCGCGTGCATTCGAGAATCGCGCGATAGGGTGCTGGTTCTAAGTTACTATAGCGTTTTTAATAGCGCGAATTAGAGGGAGCCGTCGTCTACTTTCAATggaaattttcgatcgttcgatgaGGTCGCtggaaaagaacaaattcgAGTACTGAATTTACGGAACTGTCGTTCTTCcgtgcctgcctgcctgcctgcctgtctgtccgtctgtctgtctgtctgtccgtctgtccgtTGTTTAtggtactttctctctctttttctttttccttcttcgttcgtacgtGTTCGCATATCTCTCCTCGTACCTCTCCACGCGTGCATCTTcgaatttcaacgaaatcgCGTCGCGTTACTTGCCGCGTATCTGGGCGAAACGTGtgcaatcatttttatttttattattctattttttctttttcttaaatgttttttattatacgtttGCACGTGTGTAcgcgtataaatataaaagcgcGAAACGTGATCGGAGAGAAGCTCCGATAAGGATCGACGAACTTTATACCTTTCACGTTTTATCCGATTATCGCGAGAAAATGAGCGAGGAATTGATATATTCGATTGGAATTTGTCGATCGTATCTTTTCCTAAggtaatacgtacgtatggtaaatagaggagaaagaaaaaagggaacttttataaatgataaatttgtaCTAAAATCATTGGCGTTTGTACATTCTCTATATCGATGAacgttttattcgtaaatGGTCAAAAATTGAAAgttgaataaatattcgaCGACTGGAGGTTCGAATGATTTagtatacatgtgtataacGTATACCTTGATcgcttttccattttttctttttcctctccacGATCTTTCATTACGGTCGATGGTTCGATGCATAATTCGACGTCGCCGATTAAAATTCGCCGATTACTTCAGCATATTCAATACCTTCCTTTTTATGTCTTGACCGCAAAGTGAATGCACTTGTCCTCTTTTCGTCGCACAAGCGTACAGGCATACGCGAACCAttcacgagaaagaaaaaaaaacggaacaTGATTCGACCACTTGAACTGTCGACTTGGAATATAAACTAATACGTGTGTCAGCGATTTCTTTTCGGAAGCTTTTTGTAAATTCGACGTGTTaaaagcgagcgagcgagcgagcgagagagagagagagagagagagagagagagagagagagagagagaagagtggacggaaaaagagaaacgaaagcgAACGAAAAGCGAAAAAGTAGACAAAGGTTGAGAAAATTAAGgcgcttcttttcttccttcaaacCGTAAGAAGCGAAGGGGTCGCGTGTACCCTTTGAacgttggaaaaataaaaaaagtgtcGAGATTACAAAGATTACTTTTCGATGGCGTATTCGCGCGAGAAAGTACGAATGGTTTAACGAGCGA contains:
- the LOC122638217 gene encoding elongation of very long chain fatty acids protein-like, with protein sequence MTSIVADLIHGYRDLMDNKSDPRVNDWVMMSSPFPTMAICLFYAYFSKVIGPKLMENKKPFNLRRLLIVYNLVQTLFSTWIFYEYLMSGWARGYSFRCQPVDYSTSPLALRMANTCWWYYFSKFTEFFDTLFFILRKKNQHVSTLHVIHHGVMPFSVWMGMKFAPGGHSTFFALLNTFVHIIMYFYYMVAAMGPQYQKYIWWKKYLTTLQMVQFVLIMVHQFQLLFTDCDYPRSFMIWISLHGFLFFGLFSDFYKTKYTLGKSRSRRSMANGTNNGACMPVLNDYPTKPKQNGISTYATIYNKEYNSCYSNGTNNGYVANNNTEKKLA